GAAACCGAGGTTGGTTCTTGGAAATCTTTCCAAATTAACCTCTAGTCTAACCGATTGAGAAGCTTCTAAAGCATTTTCACCGTCTGCACTCAGTGGTACCTTTAAAACTGCTTTGAAATGCACCTTTTCCACTTCAAGTCAGCACAGCAAGACTGGCCAGCAGCCGGAAAAGTTAAACATACTAGATTTCAAGGTTGGATTTACATAAGTATGCGATGAAATTCTGGTGGAACATGGCACAGGTCCATGTAATATATGTCCAGAGACTTACAAATGCTCTGCTTGCCACCACCTCTAGTAGAGAAAGGCCACTGTGCGATTGTCCAAAATTAGCCAGTATCTTTGAAAAATGGGTTCCATCTAGGCACAAGCGCTTTTCTCCTTCTTATTAGACACTTACATCCAAGTCAGACCAATTACACCACTGGCAGTGTGGTACAAATGTCACTAAAACCATTCACAGTGAAAGATTAATTATTATTCTTATAATACAAAAGAACCACAAAAATGTTGACAGAAACCAAGATCCAGGGGATGTTTCCATATAGGGTCATGCAACATGGTGAAACTTTATCATCATGTTCTGAGGTGCAAGTTTACAAAAATACATGCATCATGTTATCTTTTTGGATATAATTTATGTGAAATATATGATTGGCTCTGTATGATATACTCTCTATGTCAGGTCTGCCGATGGAAATATAATAGATAACTTGGTGGAGTGTTGACGTTGTTAGTAAATTCTACAATGGGACAACCCCTGCTTGGTGGCAGGAATATTAAGCATGGACTGTGGGAATTCTGGTTGATAATTTGGGCACCAAAATTTTAAAGTTCAAATATTAAAGATCataagaattttaaattttaataagaAAGCAGTTCCTCAGTGGCACATACTCCCACACTATTCAAAGCACAAAAAGTAGAAATATCAGTGGatgttgcatgtgttttttcatgatgcacacacacattgtccaAAATCCACTGCCCTTTCATGATTTACTGAACATTTggaactttttttgtttgtttgttttattttattttttttaaaaaagacaatttgATCAAAATAAGTCTTAAGTCTTGTTGTTTTTAACCATGAGGGAACTATTCTTTTGATAATACAGTATTTAGTAATATCCTCAaagttttaataattattattattgattcaGTATCTCTCAACACTATTAAAACTGGGGAAATTTTAGCCACAGTCAGATTTTGTGTATCACAAGAATTACACCATCTTGATGACACACCTGACCAAGATTAGAAAAGTAGAAGGGACCGATTTTATTTGAAGGACAGTGCTAAGAATAGAGGACATTCCTCGTCAGGTGGTTTTAGGATGATCTGTCATCATGGGGGCTCCCATCTGAATTCTCTGTCTCCCCTTCAGAAATGGCTTGCATTGGGGCGGTGTAGAGGCGGCTACGTGTACTGTAGCGACTGCTGTTGGCTACAGGGGGGATACGAGAGCGTCCCTGACGAGAGGCAGCTGACATAGGCAGGGTTTTCGGTGTGAAACTCTCAGAGTTGGCCCTGGGGAAAAGACCTGGTATTTGGATTGGATCCAGGCCAGAAATGGGGGGCTCTTGAAGTGTAGAGATTGGCTCCTCAGCCTGTCTGATGGGTCCATCTTGAAGGGACTCCCCTGGGACTTTAGGGGTGATTGGGCTCTTCAGAATCTCTGTAGCTGACATGCGGTAGCTGGAATCAGACCTGCTACCTTTCTTCAGCAGCAAGAGTTTAAACTCTTCGTTGGATGTGGTGGATTTCTTGGCGCTGCGGTAGATTGGCACAGGAGCTCGTTGTGCCCCAGCAACAGTGGCTAAGGTGGCTTGGATATTGAGAGGAGGGGCTGGTGGGATAATGACGGTAGAGACATTGCCAGGGGCCACTGGTGCTGTGGGGCCGAGACGAGACTTCACATTTAAGTCTCCTGAATCTTTACGGCCCAGGACTTTTCTTTTGGATCTGAATGAGGCAATCATATAATGGTCCCAGTTAGTCATAATTTACACAGTGGATTCATAGAGTTagacaaaataacataaaaagataaaaaagagaTTGAAATAACTGGATCATCACTAAAATACAGTATAGGTATCTAATACATAGATATTGTAAGGAGAAAATAGACCAAATTGCCAAATTTACAGCACCTGTGTATCATGGCAAACAGGTCCTCAGTTGTACGTGTCTTGTTGGGCGATGTGATTATAATGTCATCATCCACTTTTGAGTCATCCGTCAGAGGGGAGAGTGAATTATCACTGGGCGTTGAATCTGCAGCACATAATGCCCCTATCACATGTCATCTGGTTGTCTGATCATTTAGTATACGATCGATGAAATAACCATCCTTTAAACCATGCTTTCAGTTTATAGTTAAAGATTACTGATCCAATGAAGCAGTGCCTTAACCcattttatgtaaataaatagcAGGATGTTACTGTATCGTTTTCTATAATCTTTACATAACAGTGTATAACATTATGGTAGTCTGTTTCTGCCAATTGAATTTAGTTTAAAAGCTTACCTTTACTGAAGTAATCTTCTGTGTCAGGAGTGGTGGAGTCATCTTTGCTCTCCTGTGTCTGCTGTTGATGGGCACTTCTGGTAGCACCTGATGTCATttcgtcttcttcttcctgctcttcctgCCCTCCTTTCCTTAAATCGCTGATTAGGTAAGGATGCAATGTCTCTGTTGTGGTACCAGGCACTTTGAGTGGACTAGCCCAGGGCCCTGAGTCTGAGTGGGATCCTCCAGCAAACTCATAtgctgggggtggggggtggtcAGATCGCCCGCCTCCTCTAGAACATGCAGTCCTTGGCAactctttctcctgctcttcttcttcttcatcctcctcatcatcttcatcatcgtCCTGGGAGAATGAGCGCTCCCCCAAAACTCTAAACTCAGGGTGTGCATGAGTTGAGTGTGTAAGTCCTCTGAactctgtgtgtgaatggatATGAGTGTGTAGATCCACAGGCGAAGGATGTGGAGCCCGTGGCACAGGCCGATGCACAGGTGAGCTGTCCTCAGAGAGTTCCGATGATGGGTCCATCCGGGTTCGGAAGGCTGTCATAGCCCAGAAGGTTCCAGGTCCATAACGGTCCTGTCTTAGTAACAGACTTTCGTAGGATGGAGGCCCATCAGGGTGGCGCCCAGGGGCAGGTGGTTGCAAGTGTTCTGGGGAGAAGTTATGGTCTTGAGCTGGGGGTCTTGGAGGTGGTCTGCGAGGAGGGAGCGGCCTGGTGTTAATAGGTGGTGGAGGAAGAACAGAACCACATGGAGGACATTTGGGTCTTGTAACGGTCTCTGGTCCAGTTGCTGTTTCCTGGTCTGTCGTGGCAGCATTATCTGTAGATTGGCTAACAGAATGGAGTTGTACTGAACGAAGACCAGATGGAGTTGGAATTGTTGAAGCAGAGTTTGAATTTGGTGGCGGGTTAGTATTTGATGCCTCAGAGGCTAGCAACTTTGTTCCAGTGGATAATACATTTGCAACTCTGTGTTTACTATGgtggagtgtgtgcatgtagtgTGTCCGGTGGGATAGCGTGTGTCTTACATAGCCACCATGAAGGACATTGAGATCAAGTTgagaaggtggaggtgggaagTCTGGATCTCTCTTATAGGTAGTGGAAATGGAAGCTCCATCTCTGGGGAAGTGCTGCAAGGAAGAGAGGGAAGACTTCCTCTCAGGGACTTTTGGCTTTCTCTTGCCACTTGAGGGGGACAGAGGTGCAGGGAAGAACGCTGCCGAAGATGTGGGCAAAGTTGATGTTGGagtctctgattggctggaataGCCACTTGATGGTGAGGCCAGGCCAGCCAGTTTCTCAGGTGACCCAAGTTTAAATTCTCCAGGTGGGAGAGGTGGACTGGTTGGCCTGGTGTCTGAAGTCTGGGCATTGGCttgagtttgtgtttcattagaAGAGGAAGAGCTGTCTGGTGACTTGATACACTCCATGACAGTAGTACCTGTGGCTGTGCTTGAGTTGGACATAGATGTGTATTCACCATTGTTGGACTTCAACTCAGTATTGTGAAGCCACAGGTCTGCATAGTCAGATTGTACAGCACCTTCATCCTTAAATGAGTGTGTATCTGCTGAGCTGAACGACACAGGTTCTACTATGTCCACTGTCTCGCTCAGTCCCATTCCCCAAGTTCCCAAAGGCTCTGACACTAGACAAGATGTCTGTAATGGTTCTGGAGCACTTTCAAGCTCTAGCTCTAGTTCCAGCTTCATATCTGTGGAAGACAAGGTATGATCTTGTTCACTAACTGTCTTTGGTTGATCCTGatctgcctgtgtgtctgttccaACGTCAACACTACTACTGGACTCCTTCAGTGAGGAGGTCCGTTTGGGTGGTGGAGGTTTGACTTTCAGTTTCCTCAGTGGACGACAGGTCCTCCCCAGGGTCATAGTACCTCCTCTGAATTCAGCTAAGGGCTGAGGATAAACCCCATGGGATAGTGGTGGTGCCACAGTGTTGGATTGACTACAGTCAGATCCTGGGTCTGCATAGTTATACATGTATCCTCTGTAACTCAGATTACATTCCCCACAATGCACAGAAGAGGAGTAGAAACGCTCTGTATCAGACTGATAATGAGAGCCAGAATCTCTATCAGTGATGCTGGTCTTGTTGTCACTGAAACAGGTTTGGGCTTCTAGACCTTGTGTGGAGCTGTAATCCTGGGCTAGACCATGGCTCTGGCCTGCATTTTGGGTCTGGTCAGGGTCTTGGTCTGGATCAGTCTGGTCTTGGTCTGGAGGATATGCCCACTCTCCCTCACTGGCTGTACTGACCCCTGCATCATCTAGCTGGTCTGTGGCTGAGGATGTGAACGAGCTTGACCTGTGGCCCTGGCCCTGGGGTCTTAGGTCAGAGTGGTATGAGGGATCCAGGGAGAATCCCTCATCAATGGCATTGGGCACAGTGTTGAGTGAGAGCTCTGAGTCACAATGAGATGAGCCTGTCAGTGGTGGAGAGGAGGGTGGGGGGATGGTTTCAGATGTCTGAGAGGGGCAGGTAGAGCTGGAACCACTCCAGTTCCCACTTGATGATTGGTGGTCCTCCTTGTGGTCCACATGGCTGCTTAGGACTCCTGTTGTAGACACTGAGTGAATAGGGCTGCTGAAAGTATCTGAACTTGATGAGATCTCACAGCTGCCCATATCAGCCTTGCGGGGCAAACGAGAACGCCCTCTCTCCATCCAGCTATGCTCTGggctccctcctcctccaccccctctGTCCCTTTCCCCAGATCGCTGCAACCTTTTTAAGCTTCCAAGTTGAAGTGGCTCAGGAACTGCCTGGTCATCTGTGCTCTCTTCTTCatccttcatcatcatcatcttcattctTGGACTAGGACCAGGTGGAATGAAGTCCTCTGCTTCATAGGGTGACaactcctcatcttcatcatcatcatcataattgtcatcatcatcctcatcactgTCCATCAGACGTCCACCCTCTCGAGGAAGGCTACGAGAGCGCAAGCGTCCACCATGGGCTGCAGCACTGGTGTATGTGGAGTCTGACTGGTCACCCAGAGAAGAAATGTTGCCTGTTGAATGGGACAAAGAGGCAGGGATTCCTTGATGGCCACGCTGAGCTCTGATACGCCTTCTGGAAGGAGCAGCTGTACCTGAAGAGGGAAAGACAGAAGACAGTGTGCAACAgaagaagacattttaaattcataaCTACACAATTaccataaataaacaaatagttCTGGGTCTTATTTAACGATGAAAGTATAGAATTTTGATGACAATATTAGTCTTCGAATGATAGTTGAGTTCAAATTTCTTACTGGCAGCTTTCTGAAAATCCTACAGAAATTTATGTCAGTAACTACAAATGCCCAACAGTCATTTCAATGATAGAAAGGATGACTTAAGAAAACTTCTATCCATCGCGCTTAATACAAATATGGGAGCCTGAAACAATAAAGAAACTGCAATAAAGACCCATACTGGTCTATTCTCAGAAACATACATGCTATAAGGAAATCATCTGTCTGGCAGCCAGAGTCACGAGTGTGATGTAGGCGACCACTGATTGAGAGATCTtcctgacagagagagagttgGTGTGGGTTGGCATGGACGATCACTGTGCGCTCTCTTGCTACAGGTGATTCATCAGAGTCTAAATGCAAAGAGAGAAAGCATGTTGATTGACTGGAAACCTTTTTGTAGTTTTGGCTATTTCCTCATGCTATTGTACCATTTTACACACTGGCTTAACTGGAGTGAGTCAGTT
The Mastacembelus armatus chromosome 3, fMasArm1.2, whole genome shotgun sequence DNA segment above includes these coding regions:
- the nhsb gene encoding Nance-Horan syndrome protein, with product MPFAKRIVEPQLLCRHQIPNDEGLLFEDLCAISNVVLSRTLRQLSDLARHACSLFQELENDILSTNQRVWVLQNKIGQIQQTASALDPKKEAVPVSNLDIESKLSVHYQAPWHQQYNLFHPCTRPPCLEELHRNAQLSLRALHRDEQQHQRSTSRERNRVTISISVAPPMPTFPSPHTIRRQQRCRLARAQERAERERELDYQPRKERTVRETEIQTIHRKEKPGREADVQTIQRKFECFYSLHPVEGCIFIPWNRKATSTGEGEGGEVPGGHRAKASAPSASSTQDKQMNWSKENHPPSDQKINADSHAISSCIIPINVTGVGFDREASARCSLVHSQSVLQRRRKLRRRKTITGIPKRVQQDMDSDESPVARERTVIVHANPHQLSLCQEDLSISGRLHHTRDSGCQTDDFLIACTAAPSRRRIRAQRGHQGIPASLSHSTGNISSLGDQSDSTYTSAAAHGGRLRSRSLPREGGRLMDSDEDDDDNYDDDDEDEELSPYEAEDFIPPGPSPRMKMMMMKDEEESTDDQAVPEPLQLGSLKRLQRSGERDRGGGGGGSPEHSWMERGRSRLPRKADMGSCEISSSSDTFSSPIHSVSTTGVLSSHVDHKEDHQSSSGNWSGSSSTCPSQTSETIPPPSSPPLTGSSHCDSELSLNTVPNAIDEGFSLDPSYHSDLRPQGQGHRSSSFTSSATDQLDDAGVSTASEGEWAYPPDQDQTDPDQDPDQTQNAGQSHGLAQDYSSTQGLEAQTCFSDNKTSITDRDSGSHYQSDTERFYSSSVHCGECNLSYRGYMYNYADPGSDCSQSNTVAPPLSHGVYPQPLAEFRGGTMTLGRTCRPLRKLKVKPPPPKRTSSLKESSSSVDVGTDTQADQDQPKTVSEQDHTLSSTDMKLELELELESAPEPLQTSCLVSEPLGTWGMGLSETVDIVEPVSFSSADTHSFKDEGAVQSDYADLWLHNTELKSNNGEYTSMSNSSTATGTTVMECIKSPDSSSSSNETQTQANAQTSDTRPTSPPLPPGEFKLGSPEKLAGLASPSSGYSSQSETPTSTLPTSSAAFFPAPLSPSSGKRKPKVPERKSSLSSLQHFPRDGASISTTYKRDPDFPPPPSQLDLNVLHGGYVRHTLSHRTHYMHTLHHSKHRVANVLSTGTKLLASEASNTNPPPNSNSASTIPTPSGLRSVQLHSVSQSTDNAATTDQETATGPETVTRPKCPPCGSVLPPPPINTRPLPPRRPPPRPPAQDHNFSPEHLQPPAPGRHPDGPPSYESLLLRQDRYGPGTFWAMTAFRTRMDPSSELSEDSSPVHRPVPRAPHPSPVDLHTHIHSHTEFRGLTHSTHAHPEFRVLGERSFSQDDDEDDEEDEEEEEQEKELPRTACSRGGGRSDHPPPPAYEFAGGSHSDSGPWASPLKVPGTTTETLHPYLISDLRKGGQEEQEEEDEMTSGATRSAHQQQTQESKDDSTTPDTEDYFSKDSTPSDNSLSPLTDDSKVDDDIIITSPNKTRTTEDLFAMIHRSKRKVLGRKDSGDLNVKSRLGPTAPVAPGNVSTVIIPPAPPLNIQATLATVAGAQRAPVPIYRSAKKSTTSNEEFKLLLLKKGSRSDSSYRMSATEILKSPITPKVPGESLQDGPIRQAEEPISTLQEPPISGLDPIQIPGLFPRANSESFTPKTLPMSAASRQGRSRIPPVANSSRYSTRSRLYTAPMQAISEGETENSDGSPHDDRSS